One Roseburia rectibacter DNA window includes the following coding sequences:
- a CDS encoding amino acid ABC transporter permease, translating to MKVLTVLQFISIFVIYTGLFIAVPALLLHRRLKDEIFSVRFFFYIVLGHFYLINLVLFLQLLHISGRFTLILGSVLPVIVSLIRTKRVSPKKIGHVIGNRTSHVIRETLGIKLLLLEIVQWIGRKVKKLCRRMCGLIIRHFADGVLFIVFTATVLVMYGTNMIHTYGYCASDIPVHNYWINAMGNNDVFVAGIYPFGFHCVIYYIHAVTGIETYVLLRLFYVVQVLYIHYALLAFLKACCRTSYCAWGAVFFYVLAAFFNRNTYSRYYSSLPQEFGMIFILPGIYFMFAFLRQRKAEVDQCRKEKNIAGLKTWKCKSTRYLMGFVAGFGLTLIVHFYDTMVAGLFCIGIAGGYLFRIFKKEYFFRVLATGILSIFLAVLPMGIAFLQGTPLQGSLGWGLNVINGSSNTGNEEEQTDVTDNENEEMNTTGALSQGTTESMGPAGNTMNQTVSGNSTDNVQMPETTQVKTSAFAALVERVRFRITDIAKNGLDYLWTGVHNVVMLQASDQWMMFIFGCEGFCLAGGLLFVLIGKRDYGSMLMSTGFGLLLLMIFLSAWRFGLPHIMDASRCSIYVAYMIPAAIGLGADGIVALVFGFFKHDIWMNLVSLLTSAALVAVLVNGNQIRTPSIVTALQSNSAITCLANIKRENEKYKYTICSANDELRMMEDYARHEETITFLRSMEGNAVNGNLTLPTDRVYFFIEKIPLDYTVAYEGSGQRISEEGAKKPLPTANDISVYEGENRWIIMSRMYYWAQAFMELYGKEMQVYYETDDFVCYVVEQNTYSLYDFSIDYGYNE from the coding sequence ATGAAAGTTCTGACTGTATTACAGTTTATCAGCATTTTTGTGATCTATACCGGGCTTTTTATAGCGGTTCCGGCACTGCTTTTGCATCGCAGGCTGAAAGATGAAATATTTAGTGTCAGGTTTTTCTTTTATATTGTATTAGGTCATTTTTATCTGATCAATCTGGTATTATTTCTTCAATTACTTCATATTTCTGGAAGATTCACACTGATTTTGGGCAGTGTTCTCCCGGTTATTGTATCCTTGATCCGTACGAAAAGAGTTTCACCAAAAAAAATCGGGCACGTCATAGGAAACAGAACATCGCATGTCATCCGGGAGACGCTTGGCATCAAGCTGCTCCTTCTTGAGATAGTCCAGTGGATTGGCAGGAAGGTGAAGAAGCTGTGCAGAAGAATGTGTGGACTGATCATCAGACATTTTGCTGATGGAGTGCTGTTTATTGTATTTACTGCAACGGTTCTTGTGATGTATGGAACCAATATGATCCATACATACGGTTATTGTGCATCCGATATACCTGTGCACAATTACTGGATCAATGCAATGGGAAATAATGATGTATTTGTAGCTGGGATTTATCCGTTTGGATTCCATTGTGTGATCTATTATATTCATGCTGTAACAGGAATAGAAACATATGTTCTACTCCGGCTTTTTTATGTAGTGCAGGTTTTATATATCCATTATGCACTGCTGGCATTTTTGAAAGCATGCTGCAGAACATCATATTGCGCATGGGGAGCTGTGTTTTTTTATGTGCTTGCAGCATTTTTTAACAGGAATACCTATTCCCGTTACTACAGTTCCCTGCCACAGGAATTTGGTATGATATTTATTCTGCCGGGAATTTACTTTATGTTTGCCTTTTTAAGACAGCGGAAAGCAGAAGTGGATCAATGCAGAAAAGAAAAAAATATTGCCGGATTAAAAACCTGGAAGTGCAAAAGTACCCGTTATCTGATGGGATTTGTTGCAGGATTTGGTCTTACACTTATTGTGCATTTTTATGACACCATGGTAGCAGGTCTGTTCTGCATCGGTATCGCAGGGGGATATCTGTTTCGTATTTTTAAGAAGGAATATTTTTTCCGGGTACTTGCGACCGGTATCTTAAGTATTTTCTTAGCAGTGCTGCCGATGGGAATCGCATTTTTACAGGGAACACCATTGCAGGGATCACTTGGCTGGGGACTTAACGTGATCAATGGCAGCAGTAATACAGGCAATGAGGAAGAACAAACAGATGTTACAGATAATGAAAACGAAGAAATGAATACAACGGGTGCACTGAGCCAGGGCACGACGGAAAGCATGGGTCCGGCCGGAAATACAATGAATCAGACAGTGTCCGGTAATAGCACAGACAATGTACAGATGCCGGAAACAACGCAGGTAAAAACGTCAGCGTTTGCTGCGCTGGTGGAAAGGGTACGGTTCCGGATCACTGATATTGCAAAGAACGGTCTGGATTATCTTTGGACGGGAGTGCACAATGTTGTAATGCTTCAGGCAAGTGACCAGTGGATGATGTTCATTTTTGGCTGTGAGGGATTTTGTCTGGCAGGAGGATTATTATTTGTGCTCATTGGAAAACGTGACTACGGATCAATGCTGATGTCCACCGGATTTGGACTGCTGCTTCTGATGATTTTTCTTAGTGCATGGCGTTTTGGACTGCCGCATATTATGGATGCAAGCAGGTGCAGTATATATGTGGCTTACATGATACCGGCAGCGATAGGGCTTGGAGCAGACGGCATAGTGGCACTGGTCTTTGGATTTTTTAAGCATGATATCTGGATGAATCTGGTCTCACTGCTGACCTCAGCCGCCCTGGTTGCGGTACTGGTCAATGGAAACCAGATCCGTACACCGTCGATCGTAACAGCACTGCAGTCAAATTCGGCGATCACTTGTCTGGCAAATATAAAAAGAGAAAACGAAAAGTATAAATATACGATCTGTTCTGCAAATGATGAACTGCGAATGATGGAAGATTATGCGCGTCACGAGGAGACGATCACATTTTTACGAAGTATGGAAGGAAATGCGGTAAACGGAAATCTGACATTGCCGACAGACCGTGTATATTTCTTTATTGAGAAGATACCGCTTGATTATACTGTAGCATATGAGGGAAGCGGACAGCGGATCTCGGAAGAAGGAGCAAAAAAACCGCTGCCGACAGCAAATGATATTTCCGTTTATGAGGGTGAAAACAGATGGATCATAATGTCAAGGATGTATTACTGGGCACAGGCATTTATGGAACTGTATGGAAAAGAAATGCAGGTGTATTATGAAACAGATGATTTTGTCTGTTATGTGGTAGAACAGAATACCTACAGTTTATATGATTTTTCGATTGATTATGGATATAATGAATGA